In Flammeovirgaceae bacterium 311, one DNA window encodes the following:
- a CDS encoding TonB-dependent outer membrane receptor, translated as MKKLLLFTLLMGWLLPGAMAQQQLTGKVTDALTSEALPGATVIIKGTTTGTVTDMDGNYRLDVPGANSVLVFSYIGYLQEEVVVGSRSTVNVSLSPDLEQLDEVVVIGYGTQKKQDLTGSIGIVNTEAINKVPTNDITKSMQGQVAGVTVQGGGEPGGSPNIRIRGVNSFGGTDPLYIVDGIQTPISQIPVSDVASIQILKDAAAASIYGSRAANGVVIITTKRGSKGEIKVNYNATHGWQRITNRYDVVGREGYQLLNNEAVNNARLYDPTLTLAPSNDPNSQFFVDDIDTDWQDAGLKTGRLMEHALSFSGGSDNGNYYVSLNYFDHNGPVVGNGPNYDRYSVRVNTDFKLGKLKIGESIQIAKEHFDFSGFLHTGNFVQDLVRAIPTVPVYDPNRLGGYGGPDGVIHRSLMINSVGANSILTNQSDRYRIIGNLYGEIEIIKDLDFRTSLSLERTDWKDTRNEPEFDLGTNRNNNIPKLYDWRGEGMTASIENTLTYEKFLGLHHITALVGNTALQSRVTNLNARADNIDPRFPDVISSGAERFVDAGESENRLESYFGRILYDFDSKYLLTATIRRDASSRFGSNFRVGTFPSVSLGWKVSEEEFMKGISWLNQLKLRGSYGVLGNQEIGNYGHTTYINPYAHAVFGGQLALGATQAGFGNADLKWEETKSTNIGIDLAVFENRLTFTAEYYRTETDGVLVQVPLPPSTGVYDEDAPFVNAGLLENSGLEFILGYNKTNGDFTYNASVNLTTLNNKVVSLGGGVPIFGNTSITEEGGEISAFYGYKIEKIIQTQEELDALNAGAPDGLYQEVNTGRGDFKFMDLDGDGQVTEEDRTYLGSAIPKYTFGGSFSAAFKNFDFSMLLQGNAGNKVLDAVRASIESAAGYTNYSTNTLNRWTPDNTDTDVPRVILSDPNGNGRASDRWLENGSFLRLNSIQLGYTLPSTIMSKYISSLRFYVTGQNLVTFTKFQGMDPDFRSTGLFSSGVAMPDEPNRAFNAFSGGLPNPKGLMLGLQVQF; from the coding sequence ATGAAGAAATTATTACTTTTTACCTTATTAATGGGTTGGCTTTTACCCGGAGCCATGGCCCAGCAACAGCTTACCGGTAAGGTAACAGATGCTTTAACATCAGAGGCTTTGCCAGGTGCAACCGTCATCATAAAAGGCACCACCACAGGTACAGTTACTGACATGGATGGAAATTACAGGTTAGATGTGCCTGGTGCTAATTCCGTATTGGTATTTTCTTATATCGGCTACTTACAGGAAGAGGTAGTGGTGGGCTCCCGCTCAACTGTGAATGTATCTTTATCTCCTGATTTGGAGCAGCTCGATGAAGTGGTTGTAATTGGCTACGGAACCCAGAAAAAACAGGACCTTACAGGTTCTATAGGCATAGTGAATACAGAGGCTATCAACAAAGTGCCTACCAATGATATTACTAAATCAATGCAGGGCCAGGTGGCAGGTGTTACGGTACAGGGTGGTGGTGAGCCTGGTGGTTCTCCAAATATACGCATCAGGGGTGTGAACTCATTTGGTGGAACTGATCCTTTATATATAGTGGATGGTATCCAGACCCCCATCAGTCAGATTCCTGTATCAGATGTGGCTTCCATACAAATATTGAAAGATGCTGCCGCAGCCTCTATTTATGGTTCCAGGGCAGCAAACGGTGTGGTGATCATCACTACCAAGCGCGGTAGCAAAGGCGAAATCAAAGTTAATTACAATGCAACCCATGGCTGGCAGCGGATTACCAACCGCTACGATGTGGTGGGCAGAGAAGGTTATCAGCTGCTGAACAATGAGGCAGTGAATAATGCTCGTCTGTATGATCCAACGCTTACGCTGGCGCCAAGCAACGATCCAAACTCTCAGTTCTTTGTTGATGATATCGATACCGACTGGCAGGATGCAGGTTTAAAAACCGGCAGGCTTATGGAGCATGCCCTTTCTTTCTCCGGCGGTAGTGATAACGGTAATTATTATGTGTCTTTAAACTATTTTGACCATAACGGTCCGGTAGTAGGGAATGGACCTAATTACGACCGTTACTCTGTGCGGGTAAATACTGATTTCAAACTGGGCAAGTTAAAAATTGGTGAATCAATTCAGATAGCAAAAGAGCATTTCGATTTTTCAGGCTTCCTGCATACCGGTAACTTTGTGCAGGATTTGGTAAGGGCTATTCCAACTGTACCTGTTTATGATCCTAACAGGCTGGGAGGTTATGGCGGACCTGATGGTGTTATTCACCGCTCACTGATGATCAACTCTGTTGGTGCCAACAGTATTCTAACCAACCAGTCTGACCGTTATCGTATCATTGGTAACCTTTATGGAGAGATTGAGATCATCAAGGATCTGGACTTCAGAACCAGCTTAAGCCTGGAGCGTACTGACTGGAAAGATACCAGAAATGAGCCTGAGTTTGACCTGGGTACCAACCGGAACAACAACATTCCTAAATTGTATGACTGGAGAGGCGAGGGTATGACCGCTTCTATAGAAAACACCCTGACCTACGAAAAATTTCTTGGGCTGCACCACATTACAGCGCTGGTAGGTAACACAGCACTGCAATCAAGAGTAACAAACCTGAACGCAAGGGCAGATAATATAGATCCCCGCTTTCCGGATGTTATCTCAAGCGGAGCAGAGCGTTTTGTAGATGCAGGTGAAAGCGAAAACCGGCTGGAGTCTTATTTTGGTCGTATTCTGTATGATTTCGACAGTAAGTATTTATTAACTGCTACGATCAGAAGAGATGCCTCCTCAAGGTTTGGTAGCAACTTCCGTGTTGGTACATTCCCTTCTGTTTCTTTGGGCTGGAAAGTAAGTGAAGAAGAATTTATGAAAGGAATATCATGGCTGAACCAATTGAAATTAAGAGGCAGCTATGGCGTACTGGGTAATCAGGAAATTGGTAATTATGGGCATACTACCTACATTAACCCTTACGCACACGCAGTTTTTGGCGGACAACTTGCACTTGGTGCCACACAAGCGGGTTTTGGTAATGCAGACTTAAAGTGGGAAGAAACAAAGAGTACCAACATTGGTATTGACCTTGCTGTTTTTGAAAACAGACTAACCTTCACGGCAGAGTACTACAGAACAGAAACCGATGGTGTGTTGGTGCAGGTACCATTACCACCAAGCACTGGGGTATATGATGAGGATGCTCCTTTTGTAAATGCCGGTCTTTTGGAGAATTCAGGGCTTGAGTTCATTCTGGGTTACAATAAAACTAATGGAGACTTTACCTACAATGCTTCTGTTAATTTAACTACCCTGAATAACAAGGTTGTATCTCTTGGTGGAGGGGTGCCAATTTTTGGTAATACCAGTATTACGGAAGAGGGTGGAGAAATATCTGCATTCTATGGTTATAAGATAGAAAAGATCATTCAGACCCAGGAAGAGCTGGATGCCCTGAATGCCGGTGCGCCCGATGGTTTGTACCAGGAGGTAAATACAGGCCGTGGAGATTTTAAATTTATGGATCTGGATGGCGACGGACAGGTAACAGAAGAAGACAGAACCTACCTGGGAAGCGCTATACCTAAATATACCTTCGGTGGTAGTTTTTCAGCAGCCTTCAAAAATTTCGATTTTTCCATGCTGCTACAGGGTAATGCTGGCAACAAAGTGCTGGATGCAGTAAGAGCTTCTATCGAATCGGCTGCAGGCTATACAAATTACTCTACCAATACCCTGAACAGATGGACCCCGGACAATACAGATACTGACGTTCCCCGTGTAATTCTTAGTGACCCTAACGGAAACGGCAGGGCCTCTGACCGCTGGCTGGAAAACGGTAGCTTCCTAAGGCTAAATAGTATACAGCTGGGTTATACACTGCCTTCTACCATCATGAGTAAATACATCTCCAGCCTGAGGTTTTATGTAACAGGCCAGAACCTGGTAACTTTTACAAAATTCCAGGGCATGGATCCGGATTTCAGAAGCACTGGCCTCTTTAGCAGTGGTGTTGCCATGCCGGATGAACCAAACAGAGCGTTCAATGCCTTCTCAGGTGGCTTGCCCAATCCAAAAGGTTTGATGCTGGGCTTACAGGTTCAGTTTTAA
- a CDS encoding glycoside hydrolase, with amino-acid sequence MLPRKVLCLFMILMGLQVSCVTNKTEEDTADNTVASPDGQLRITFALQNNEPPTYNIFYHDSLIMADSRLGLRRSDSDFSKGLTLAAVSASQPVSDEYEMLHGKRRLCSYQANEKTFSLTNAAGEKIDIIFRVSDDGVAFRYHFPDESSEIKKIDQELTSFHFREGTKAFLQPMSVAKTGFEGTNPSYEEHYQQNIPADQPAPTEAGWVYPALFNYGDTWVLITEAGLDRNYCATRLQQESPGNEYRVGFPMEAEVMPDGALAPESTLPWYSPWRVITIGSLGTIVESTLGTDLAAPAIEEDFSFVKPGVASWSWVILKDNSITYDIQKQFVDYAADMGWEYCLIDVNWDTTIGYERMEELSRYAASKNVGLVLWYNSAGSWNTVQFHPKDKLLTHESRVAEFSRLQKMGIKGIKVDFFGGDGQSVIAYYHDIFTDAAAHGIMVNCHGSTLPRGWHRTYPNLLTMEAIKGMEFITFEQANADLAANHCAMLPYSRNAFDPMDFTPMVLHKIPGIERKTTNGFELALPYLFLSGIQHIGETPEGMSKMPDYVKEFVKDIPVAWDDTRFIDGYPGKLAVIARKKGDNWYVCGINGEDQAKTLSLDLSFIGSGKEGVLITDGQEQRSFTRENVKVPQSAYQVNMKGNGGFVMKF; translated from the coding sequence ATGCTTCCTCGCAAAGTATTATGCCTGTTTATGATACTGATGGGCCTACAGGTTTCTTGTGTGACCAATAAAACCGAAGAAGACACCGCTGATAATACTGTTGCCAGTCCGGATGGGCAGCTGCGTATAACTTTCGCCCTTCAGAACAATGAGCCTCCAACGTATAATATTTTTTACCACGACAGCCTTATCATGGCTGATTCAAGACTGGGGCTTAGGCGGAGCGATTCAGATTTTTCAAAAGGCCTGACACTGGCAGCTGTTTCGGCATCGCAACCAGTGAGTGATGAATATGAGATGCTGCATGGCAAACGCAGATTATGCTCCTACCAGGCAAATGAAAAAACCTTCTCGCTTACCAATGCAGCAGGAGAAAAGATAGATATCATTTTCCGGGTTTCTGATGATGGCGTTGCCTTCCGTTACCATTTTCCAGATGAGTCGTCAGAAATCAAAAAAATTGATCAGGAGTTAACTTCTTTTCATTTTCGAGAAGGCACTAAAGCCTTTTTACAACCTATGTCGGTAGCTAAAACAGGTTTTGAAGGCACTAATCCCTCTTACGAAGAGCACTACCAGCAGAACATTCCGGCAGATCAGCCGGCGCCAACAGAGGCCGGCTGGGTATATCCAGCTTTATTCAACTACGGGGATACCTGGGTCCTGATTACTGAAGCTGGTCTGGACAGAAACTACTGTGCCACCCGCTTACAACAGGAATCGCCCGGTAATGAATATCGTGTAGGATTTCCAATGGAAGCAGAAGTAATGCCTGATGGAGCTTTAGCCCCTGAATCTACACTGCCCTGGTACTCACCCTGGCGCGTTATTACTATCGGGTCGCTGGGCACTATTGTAGAATCTACCCTGGGTACCGACCTGGCTGCTCCTGCCATTGAGGAGGATTTTTCTTTTGTAAAGCCAGGTGTGGCTTCCTGGAGCTGGGTAATTCTGAAAGACAACTCCATTACCTATGATATTCAGAAGCAATTCGTGGATTATGCTGCCGATATGGGCTGGGAGTACTGCCTGATAGACGTAAACTGGGACACAACCATTGGTTATGAGCGGATGGAAGAGCTTTCCCGCTACGCTGCCTCTAAAAATGTTGGGCTTGTGCTGTGGTACAATTCTGCCGGAAGCTGGAATACGGTACAGTTTCATCCAAAAGACAAACTGCTCACCCATGAAAGCAGGGTGGCTGAATTCAGCCGCCTGCAAAAAATGGGCATCAAGGGCATTAAAGTAGACTTCTTTGGTGGCGACGGCCAATCAGTCATTGCCTATTATCATGATATATTCACAGATGCAGCTGCCCACGGTATTATGGTAAACTGCCATGGCTCTACCCTGCCCAGAGGCTGGCACCGTACCTACCCCAATCTTTTAACCATGGAAGCGATCAAGGGTATGGAGTTTATCACTTTTGAACAGGCAAATGCAGACTTAGCCGCCAACCACTGCGCCATGCTGCCCTATTCACGCAATGCCTTTGATCCCATGGATTTTACCCCTATGGTATTACATAAAATTCCGGGCATAGAACGTAAAACCACCAACGGCTTTGAGTTGGCCCTGCCTTACCTGTTCCTTTCAGGCATTCAGCACATTGGCGAAACCCCCGAAGGCATGAGCAAAATGCCTGATTATGTAAAAGAGTTTGTAAAGGATATTCCCGTAGCCTGGGATGATACCCGCTTTATTGATGGTTACCCCGGAAAACTGGCTGTTATTGCCAGAAAGAAAGGGGACAACTGGTATGTGTGCGGCATTAACGGAGAAGATCAGGCCAAAACCCTTAGCCTGGACCTATCCTTTATTGGTAGCGGCAAAGAAGGTGTGTTAATCACCGACGGGCAGGAGCAAAGGTCTTTTACAAGAGAGAATGTAAAAGTACCGCAGTCTGCTTACCAGGTGAATATGAAGGGTAATGGTGGATTTGTGATGAAGTTTTAA
- a CDS encoding ribulokinase (COG1069 Ribulose kinase): MDKRLYVIGVDYGSDSVRSVLADAQNGEEIASSVYYYPRWQQGLFCVAEENLFRQHPLDYIEGLEHTIKECLKQAGSGVAEAVKGISIDTTGSTPVAVDKSGTPLALLPGFENNPAAMFVLWKDHTGVGEAAEINEHAKKFQPNYLKYVGGIYSSEWFWAKLLHTLRSDKKVREACYSWVEHCDWIPYLLTGGNDINSMKRGRCSAGHKALWAAEWNGLPPNEFFSSLDPVLDGFTDRLFKETYTSDQPAGTLSAEWAGRLGLSTEVVVGVGAFDAHMGAVGGQIEPYYLSKVMGTSTCDMLIAPTDEVADTLVGGICGQVPGSIIPGMIGLEAGQSAFGDTYAWFRKILMWPLQNLLQQSAVISADTANALLEEMAGKIIPELSRQADQIPLSLNSEFAIDWFNGRRTPDANQLLKGAIAGLGLGSDAPRVFRALAEATCFGAKKIVDRFTEQGVPVKGLIGLGGVARKSGFIMQMMADVMNMPIRIHKSEQTCAIGAAMFAATAAGLYPKVEDAMAAMGQGFDLEYTPDPKRAAIYAKRYQKFTALGQAIEAQTEPAPIQVTDKQEEVVR, translated from the coding sequence ATGGATAAACGCTTATATGTAATAGGAGTGGATTACGGTTCTGATTCTGTACGCTCGGTGCTGGCAGATGCTCAGAACGGGGAAGAGATTGCCTCTTCTGTCTATTATTATCCACGCTGGCAGCAGGGCCTGTTTTGTGTGGCTGAAGAAAACCTGTTTCGTCAGCACCCGCTCGATTATATAGAGGGCTTGGAGCATACCATCAAAGAATGCCTGAAGCAGGCAGGAAGTGGTGTGGCAGAAGCCGTTAAAGGTATTTCTATAGATACTACCGGATCTACACCGGTTGCTGTAGATAAAAGTGGTACTCCCTTAGCCTTATTGCCAGGGTTTGAGAACAACCCGGCAGCCATGTTTGTGCTCTGGAAAGATCATACAGGAGTAGGGGAGGCTGCAGAAATAAACGAACATGCCAAGAAATTCCAGCCTAACTACCTTAAATATGTAGGCGGCATTTATTCTTCGGAATGGTTCTGGGCTAAGCTGTTGCATACGCTTAGGTCTGATAAAAAAGTAAGGGAAGCCTGCTATTCCTGGGTAGAACACTGCGACTGGATTCCCTACCTGCTCACCGGTGGCAATGATATCAACAGCATGAAGCGTGGCCGCTGCTCTGCCGGCCATAAAGCCCTCTGGGCTGCAGAATGGAATGGTTTGCCGCCCAATGAGTTTTTCTCATCGCTGGATCCCGTGCTGGATGGCTTCACCGACAGGTTATTTAAAGAAACCTATACCTCCGATCAGCCTGCTGGTACTTTAAGCGCAGAGTGGGCCGGGCGCCTGGGCCTTTCTACCGAAGTGGTGGTGGGTGTTGGCGCTTTCGATGCCCATATGGGTGCCGTTGGCGGCCAAATTGAGCCTTACTACTTAAGTAAGGTAATGGGTACATCTACCTGCGATATGCTGATTGCTCCAACAGATGAAGTAGCAGATACACTGGTGGGCGGTATTTGTGGCCAGGTGCCGGGTTCCATCATTCCCGGCATGATTGGTCTGGAAGCGGGGCAGTCGGCTTTTGGCGATACCTATGCCTGGTTCAGAAAAATCCTCATGTGGCCGCTGCAAAACCTGCTGCAGCAGTCTGCAGTGATCAGTGCGGATACAGCAAATGCACTGCTGGAGGAGATGGCCGGTAAAATCATACCTGAATTAAGCCGTCAGGCCGATCAGATCCCCCTGTCGCTCAACAGCGAATTTGCCATAGACTGGTTTAACGGTCGCCGCACACCCGATGCTAACCAGCTGCTGAAAGGAGCAATTGCCGGTTTAGGACTGGGCAGTGATGCGCCCCGGGTGTTCAGAGCACTGGCAGAGGCAACCTGCTTTGGTGCCAAAAAGATTGTAGACAGGTTTACAGAGCAGGGGGTGCCGGTAAAAGGCTTGATTGGTTTGGGCGGGGTTGCCAGAAAATCAGGCTTTATTATGCAAATGATGGCCGATGTTATGAACATGCCCATCCGTATCCATAAGTCGGAGCAGACCTGTGCCATAGGCGCTGCCATGTTTGCCGCTACTGCAGCAGGCTTGTATCCGAAAGTAGAAGATGCCATGGCTGCCATGGGTCAGGGATTTGATCTTGAGTATACGCCTGATCCGAAGCGTGCGGCCATTTATGCAAAAAGGTACCAGAAGTTTACAGCCCTGGGCCAGGCCATAGAAGCACAAACAGAGCCTGCACCCATACAGGTTACAGATAAGCAAGAAGAAGTTGTTCGCTAG
- the araD gene encoding L-ribulose-5-phosphate 4-epimerase (COG0235 Ribulose-5-phosphate 4-epimerase and related epimerases and aldolases), whose protein sequence is MSKYQDIRQAAYDANMQLPKLGLVLFTFGNVSAADRSSGVFAIKPSGVPYDELTPEKMVIVDFDGNTVEGTLRPSSDTKTHAVLYKHWEKIGGIVHTHSTYATAWAQAQRDIPIFGTTHADHNTVNIPCAPPMDDKMIQGDYEYETGFQIMDYLKAKGMSYEEVEMVLVGNHAPFTWGKTADKAVYNSAVLEEIARMAYLTEQIRADAPRLKDSLIKKHYERKHGPHSYYGQ, encoded by the coding sequence ATGAGCAAGTATCAGGATATCCGGCAGGCAGCCTACGATGCCAATATGCAGCTGCCTAAATTAGGTTTAGTGCTGTTTACTTTTGGCAACGTTAGCGCTGCAGACAGAAGTAGTGGTGTTTTTGCCATAAAGCCCAGTGGAGTGCCGTACGATGAACTCACTCCCGAAAAAATGGTGATTGTAGATTTTGACGGAAACACGGTTGAGGGTACTCTGAGGCCCTCATCAGATACCAAAACCCATGCAGTGCTGTACAAGCATTGGGAGAAAATTGGAGGCATTGTGCATACGCACTCTACCTATGCCACCGCCTGGGCGCAGGCACAGCGCGATATTCCTATTTTCGGAACAACACATGCCGATCATAATACGGTAAACATTCCCTGTGCCCCGCCTATGGACGATAAAATGATTCAGGGAGATTATGAATATGAAACCGGCTTTCAGATTATGGATTATCTGAAGGCAAAGGGCATGAGTTATGAAGAGGTGGAAATGGTGCTGGTGGGGAACCATGCGCCTTTCACCTGGGGAAAAACAGCAGATAAAGCTGTATATAATAGCGCAGTATTGGAAGAAATAGCAAGAATGGCCTATCTTACGGAGCAGATAAGAGCAGATGCTCCAAGGCTAAAAGATTCTCTTATTAAAAAGCATTACGAAAGAAAGCACGGTCCTCACTCCTACTATGGTCAGTAA
- a CDS encoding SSS sodium solute transporter (COG4146 Predicted symporter), with amino-acid sequence MTAGFSTLDYIIFVLYALVILVLGLWVSRTKKGVEKTAQEYFLADKSLTWWAVGASLIAANISAEHFIGTSGSGYAIGLAISAYEWLAAVALIIVAKYFLPVFLTNGIYTMPQFLQQRFNRGVSTAFAVFWLLVYVFVNLTSVSYLGALAMETIMGVPLVYGIIGLLLFSGIYSIYGGLEAVAWTDVVQVIVLVAGGLVTTFLALDAVGAGEGILAGFANLYEEGRDHFMMIIPEDTLFVPDGQGGQRDAFKDLPGLAVILGAMWATNLGYWGFNQYIIQKGLAAKSINEAKRGLLFAAYLKILMPFIVVIPGIAAYVLINNYSPDQLSAILGKPIEEIGTIAKSDSAYPWLLKNFVPAGVRGLAFAALAAAIVSSLASMVNSTSTIFTMDIYRPYFKPEATSKQLVLVGRIVALVALGIAMLVAPRLSTLDQVFQYIQEYTGYIYPGVVVVFAMGLFWKQITPNAALWTAIATIPAGIIIAYIYPDMPFLLRMGYVFIILCVIASVISFAEKGHKVKVQLPEPGRQSYLVKVSYFFFALAVITAILTTVLLPEYNNLGIEAAYMLAVLFAMLGIILYTNAKMEVADRKALDSDPVLYNTATPFNIGAAGVVLIIALLYYFFWM; translated from the coding sequence ATGACAGCTGGATTTTCAACACTGGATTACATCATTTTTGTTCTGTATGCCCTGGTGATCTTAGTACTGGGCTTATGGGTTTCAAGAACAAAAAAGGGCGTAGAGAAAACTGCACAGGAGTACTTTCTGGCCGATAAATCCCTTACCTGGTGGGCAGTGGGTGCATCGCTGATTGCAGCCAATATTTCTGCCGAGCACTTTATCGGCACCTCCGGTTCGGGTTATGCCATTGGTCTGGCCATATCGGCCTACGAGTGGCTTGCTGCCGTTGCGCTGATTATCGTAGCAAAATATTTCCTGCCGGTTTTCTTAACCAATGGCATTTACACCATGCCGCAGTTCCTGCAACAGCGGTTTAACAGAGGGGTAAGTACAGCCTTTGCTGTTTTCTGGTTACTGGTATATGTATTTGTAAACCTTACTTCTGTTAGTTACCTGGGTGCACTGGCCATGGAAACCATTATGGGGGTTCCTTTGGTGTATGGCATTATAGGCCTGCTGCTGTTCTCCGGTATCTATTCTATCTACGGTGGTCTGGAGGCCGTAGCCTGGACAGACGTTGTGCAGGTTATTGTGCTCGTGGCTGGTGGTCTGGTAACCACATTCCTGGCACTGGATGCTGTGGGCGCAGGCGAGGGCATTCTGGCAGGTTTCGCAAACCTTTACGAAGAAGGCCGCGATCACTTTATGATGATCATTCCGGAAGACACGCTCTTTGTGCCTGATGGACAGGGTGGGCAAAGAGATGCTTTCAAGGACCTTCCTGGTCTTGCGGTAATTCTGGGTGCCATGTGGGCCACTAACCTGGGCTATTGGGGTTTTAACCAGTACATTATTCAGAAAGGTCTGGCTGCAAAAAGCATTAACGAAGCAAAAAGAGGCCTTTTGTTTGCTGCATATCTGAAAATCCTGATGCCTTTTATCGTGGTAATCCCGGGTATTGCTGCCTATGTACTCATCAACAATTACTCTCCGGATCAACTATCGGCTATCCTGGGCAAGCCTATAGAGGAAATCGGCACTATTGCAAAGTCTGACTCTGCCTATCCCTGGTTGCTGAAGAATTTTGTGCCTGCAGGCGTACGTGGTTTAGCTTTTGCTGCATTGGCTGCGGCCATTGTATCATCGCTGGCTTCTATGGTAAACAGTACCTCTACCATCTTTACCATGGATATTTACCGGCCTTACTTTAAACCCGAAGCAACCAGCAAACAGCTGGTACTTGTGGGTAGAATAGTAGCCCTGGTTGCCCTGGGGATTGCCATGTTGGTGGCGCCAAGGCTAAGTACGCTGGATCAGGTATTCCAGTATATACAGGAGTACACCGGTTACATTTATCCGGGTGTGGTGGTCGTGTTTGCTATGGGCCTGTTCTGGAAACAGATCACACCAAATGCGGCACTCTGGACGGCCATCGCTACCATTCCCGCAGGTATCATCATTGCATACATCTATCCTGATATGCCATTCCTGCTTCGTATGGGCTATGTGTTCATCATCCTTTGTGTGATTGCTTCCGTTATCAGTTTTGCGGAGAAAGGGCATAAAGTTAAAGTACAGCTTCCAGAACCCGGCCGGCAAAGCTACCTGGTAAAGGTGTCTTACTTCTTCTTTGCGCTTGCGGTTATCACAGCCATACTCACTACTGTACTGCTTCCCGAGTATAATAACCTGGGTATAGAAGCAGCTTATATGCTGGCTGTGCTTTTTGCCATGCTGGGTATCATTTTGTATACCAATGCCAAGATGGAAGTGGCAGACAGAAAAGCCCTGGATTCGGACCCTGTGCTCTACAATACCGCTACTCCTTTCAATATAGGGGCCGCAGGTGTTGTGTTGATCATAGCTTTACTTTACTACTTTTTCTGGATGTAG
- a CDS encoding L-arabinose isomerase (COG2160 L-arabinose isomerase), whose product MINLKQLEVWFVTGSQHLYGEETLKQVAEHSQQIARGLDGAESIPVKVVFKPVVKTTEEIFRICQEANVAEGCIGIIAWMHTFSPAKMWIGGLKILQKPLLHLHTQFNRDIPWSSIDMDFMNLNQSAHGDREFGFMVSRMRINRKVVVGHWEEGAVKDQIAGWARAAAGWHDWQGAKFARFGDNMRYVAVTEGDKVEAEMKFGFSVNTYGIGDLVKVINEVSDSAVAQLTGEYEERYAVVASLRKGGEQYKSLQEAAKIEIGLRSFLEEGNFKGFSDTFEDLHGMVQLPGIAAQRLMGQGYGFAGEGDWKTAALVRAMKVMGSGLKGGNAFMEDYTYHFEPNNNLVLGSHMLEIDESIASGKASCEIHPLGIGGKADPVRLVFNVAGGPALNASIIDMGNRFRMLINEVEAVEPQHDLPKLPVARVLWKPLPDMKTGCAAWILAGGAHHTCYSQNLSTDNLLDFAEMAGIESVVIDKDTKINQLKNELRWSEAYYQLNR is encoded by the coding sequence ATGATAAATCTTAAGCAGCTCGAAGTGTGGTTTGTCACCGGCAGCCAGCACTTATATGGGGAAGAGACCCTTAAGCAGGTAGCAGAGCATTCTCAGCAGATTGCCAGAGGCCTTGATGGTGCCGAATCCATACCCGTTAAAGTTGTATTCAAGCCTGTAGTTAAAACTACCGAAGAAATATTTCGCATTTGCCAGGAAGCCAATGTGGCAGAAGGTTGTATTGGTATTATTGCCTGGATGCACACCTTCTCGCCAGCGAAAATGTGGATTGGTGGCCTGAAAATTCTGCAAAAGCCCCTGCTGCACCTGCACACCCAGTTCAACCGCGATATTCCGTGGAGCTCCATCGACATGGATTTTATGAACCTGAACCAGAGTGCGCATGGCGACCGTGAGTTTGGCTTTATGGTTTCGCGCATGCGCATTAACCGCAAGGTGGTGGTAGGCCATTGGGAAGAAGGGGCTGTTAAAGACCAAATTGCCGGCTGGGCCCGCGCGGCTGCCGGCTGGCACGACTGGCAGGGTGCCAAGTTTGCCCGCTTTGGTGATAACATGCGCTATGTGGCCGTAACAGAAGGCGATAAGGTAGAAGCAGAAATGAAATTTGGCTTCTCGGTAAATACCTATGGTATTGGCGACCTGGTAAAAGTGATCAACGAAGTAAGTGATAGTGCCGTAGCACAACTCACTGGTGAATACGAAGAGCGCTATGCGGTAGTGGCTTCCCTGCGTAAAGGAGGAGAGCAGTACAAATCACTACAGGAAGCTGCCAAAATAGAAATAGGCCTGCGTTCTTTCCTGGAAGAGGGAAATTTCAAGGGTTTTTCAGATACCTTCGAAGACCTGCACGGCATGGTGCAGCTGCCTGGTATTGCTGCTCAGCGCCTCATGGGCCAGGGCTATGGCTTTGCCGGCGAGGGCGACTGGAAAACAGCGGCCCTGGTACGCGCCATGAAAGTAATGGGCAGCGGCCTGAAAGGTGGCAATGCCTTTATGGAAGACTACACCTACCATTTTGAGCCGAACAACAACCTGGTGCTGGGTTCCCACATGCTGGAGATAGACGAATCAATTGCCAGTGGTAAAGCTTCCTGCGAAATTCATCCCCTGGGCATTGGCGGCAAGGCCGATCCGGTTCGCCTGGTGTTCAATGTAGCGGGTGGCCCTGCTCTCAATGCATCGATCATCGATATGGGTAATCGCTTCCGCATGCTGATCAACGAGGTAGAGGCGGTTGAGCCGCAGCACGATTTGCCAAAACTGCCTGTTGCCCGGGTGCTCTGGAAGCCGCTGCCGGATATGAAAACCGGCTGTGCTGCCTGGATTCTTGCCGGTGGTGCTCACCACACCTGCTACAGCCAGAACCTAAGCACCGATAACCTGCTCGACTTTGCAGAAATGGCTGGTATCGAATCCGTAGTAATTGATAAAGACACTAAAATCAACCAGCTGAAAAATGAGCTGCGCTGGAGCGAAGCGTATTACCAGCTGAACAGATAG